Genomic segment of Methanolobus mangrovi:
AGACACAGCTGAAGAACCAGCTGTTGAAGATGTAGCAGAAGATGTTGTTGAAGAAGCAGATGCAGCAGAAGATGTAGCAGAAAATGCAACAGAAGACATGGCAGAAGATGTTGCTGAAGAAACAGATGTAGCAGAAAACGCAACAGAAGAAGTTGTTGAGGAAGTAGCTGCAACAGAAGATGTTGTTGAAGAAGCAGCAGAAGAAGTTGCTAACGAAACAGCAACAGAATAAATTACTTTAACTATATATCCATACCCTGATAGTCTTTTTGAACAGAGGTTTGAAAGGCTATCAGTATGTATGATTCCTCTCTTATTTTCCATCTGACATTATTTATTTCTCATTTTATTTACTGAATATTCTTTGTCTGATTATCTAATCATTTTTCCAGAAATATAAAAGTCGTCTGTGCCTATTGTTTTTAGTAATACATTTTAAAATTTAAAATAGAAAGACTTAAGTGTATTGCAAATTCACGCATATATGTCTATAATTTATAGAGGACATTTCAGGGAGGCTTAAAAGTGAAAAAATCATTGAGTTTTTTACTTATGGGAATATTGATTATTGGATTTGTTGCTGTTTCGGGGTGTGCTGATCGCACAGATGAAGCTGCAGCAGAAGAAATCGTGGACGCAGTGCCAGTATATATTGTAGGGACAGAACCTTATTTCCCACCTTTTGAATATGCAGATGAGAATAACAGTAATGAGATCATAGGTTTTGATGTGGACCTTATAAATGCAATTGCAGAAGACCAGGGTTTTGAAATTGAATGGAAAGACCTGGAATTTGATGCACTTATACCTGCATTACAGTCCGGTCAGATCGATATGATCGTTTCCGGTATGACAATTACTGAGGAGAGGGAAGAGTCCGTTGACTTCAGTGAACCATATATTAATGCAGGTCTTTCACTTGCTGTAGCTGCTGATAACGAGGAGATCAAGAGTCTGGATGATGTTCGGGGTAAGGTTGCTGTGGTCCAGCAAGGTTCCACAGGAGCTATGAAGGCTGATGAACTCAAATCAGAAGGCATAATCGAAGAAGTGATCTATCTTGCACACGTCAGTGACATTGTTATGAATATCCATAGCGGACGTGCAGATTTCATGATAAATGACCTGCCGGTTACAAAATCCTACATGGTCCAGAATCCGGGTGTAATAAAGATAGTCGATGACGATATACAGAGTGATTCCTATGGTTTTGCAGTAAAGAACGGAAATACTGAGCTTCTTAATATGCTCAACGCAGGTCTTGTCAATGTTCAGGCAGATGGGACATACGACGAGATTATGGGGAAATATTTCTAAATATTCTTATTCTGAATATGCAATTTTCATTTGCATATTCTCTATATTATATTTTGTTCAGCTGAAACTGAAATACTGAGTAGCGATAAATTTATATGTCGTTCATGTGTGCCTACTTTTAGGACATATACAGGTAATTTTCACAAAAAATCGAGGTAATACCCTTGTCCCTTTTATCTTCATATCTGGAACACATAATCAAAGTTTTACCTGACCTGGTAACAGGGTCAATGATAACAATTGAGATAACATCTTTCTCTCTGTTTTTCGGAATGATACTTGGTACGATTTCCGGTCTTGGAAAACTATCCCGAAAAAAAATGTTCAAGTATCCCAGCATTGTTTACATTGATTTTATAAGGGGAACTCCCTTACTGGTTCAGATATTGCTTTTCTACTACGGTATTCCGGGTCTTTATTCCAATGCAACGGGAAATCCATTGCAGATAGACCCGATACTTGCCGGTATAATCGTATGCAGTATAAACAGTGGAGCCTACATTGCAGAGATAGTGCGTGCCGGTATACAATCCATAGATAGGGGACAGATGGAGGCAGCACGCTCACTTGGTATGAATGAAAGACTGGCAATGAAAGAGATTATCCTTCCACAGGCATTCAAGAGAATAATCCCGCCTCTTGGAAACGAGTTCATTGCTCTTTTAAAGGATTCGTCACTTCTCGCTGTAATTGGTGTACATGAACTGCTAAAGACGGGTCAGTTATATATTTCCAGAACCTTTGCAGCTTTTCCGGTATATATTGCTGTAGCATTGATGTACCTGATACTGACAATTGTAATATCACGCATAGTTGCATATTCTGAAAGGAGGCTTGGTGTCAGTGATAGAAGTTAAAGGCCTTTACAAGAGATTCGGTGAACTTGAAGTATTAAAAGGTATCACTGTAGACATAAAGAAAAATGAAGTGGTTTGTGTCATAGGTCCTTCGGGCTCAGGCAAAAGCACTTTCCTCAGGTGCCTTAATCTTCTGGAAATGCCAACATCCGGTGATATCACCATCGACGGTGAAAAGATAACTGATAAAGGTATCAACATTAATAAGATACGTGAGGAAGCTGGCATGGTGTTCCAGCACTTTAACCTGTTTCCCCATAAAACAACACTTCAGAATATTGCCCTTGCTCCCATAAAGGTCAGGAAGCTCACAAATGAGGAAGCTGAAAAACGTGCCCATGACCTGTTGAAAAAAGTGGGACTTGAAGACAAGGCAAATGTTTATCCTTCTGCACTTTCCGGTGGACAGAAACAAAGGGTTGCAATTGCAAGGGCACTTGCCATGCATCCAAAGGTTATGCTCTTTGATGAACCGACATCAGCACTTGATCCTGAAATGGTGGGAGATGTTCTTGATGTTATGAAAGACCTTGCACAGGCGGGTATGACCATGGTAGTTGTCACTCATGAAATGGGATTTGCAAGGGAAGTAGGAGATCGGGTACTTTTCATGGATGATGGTGTCATAGTTGAGCAGGGAACTCCCGAAGAGATATTTTCCAATGCTAAACACGAGAGGACAAAATTGTTCCTCAGTAAAATACTGTGAATGAAGTGGCAAAAACTAAAAGTTGGAAATTAAAAACAGATGGTTTGATGCTGAGATCATCTGTTCACTTCTTTTCTGCAAGGTCTTTTATGCCTTTCTCGTCCAACCTGTATATTACCCATTCTTTCTGGGCTTCACCACCAAAGTGTTCATAGAATTGTTTTGCAGGATTCCAGTCAAGCATACTCCACTCCATTCTCCCACAGTTTCGTTCTTCTGCAATCTGTCCGCAACGGACCATTAGCGCTTTTCCAATACCCATTCCGCGGAATTCCGGATGGACAAATATATCTTCAATATACAAACCGGGCTTACCAACGAAGGAAGAGAAGTTATGAAAGAATATTATAAATCCTGCTGGTTTACCGCCAAGCTCAGCTATTATTGCTTCTGCATACGGTCTTTTTCCAAAGAGTGCTTCTCTAAGACTTTCTTCTGTTGAAAGGACATGGTCGCTAAGACCCTCGAATTCGGCTAATGACCTTACAAAGTCCATAATGAGGGGAATGTCCTGTTCACCTGTTTCCCGGATAATTATTTCATTTTTCCCTGGATCGTTTTCCATTATCTCACCTTTGAGCTGTTGCAAATCAATCAATAAATGCAGGTTTAAAGAGCGTCAACTTCTCATTCTATTAGAATACTAGTATTTTTAATAAACCAGTGAAAACTGCTAATAAGGAATAAAAAGATGCAAATTGCGAAAATCGTGGTAATAAGTCTTGTTGTTTTTATACTGGTAACTGTACTAGTTACTCAGGTCCTGCAGGATAAGATCTTCTTCTCGCTGTTTGTCGGCATCCCTTCCGGAATAGTGGCTTTTGCGATAAGCTTTGTTTACCTGTACATGCAAAAGAATGAATAGGAATTAATGAATAAGGTACTGATATGCCACTGCTGACAATATTATCGTGCAAAATTCTTCAGGATGAGGTTGTTCACATTCTGGAAAATGATCCATCAGTAGATGAAATACTGGTTGTTGCCAATGGGCAGGAGGATGACTTTGCCTCCAAACTTCAAAAAACAGGTCTCAAGTTTCGGTTCTTGTCTCCTGATAGATTGCCTGATGATACTGAAAGCTACAAGAATGATCCCACTCGTTATTCTGTTATGGTGTATATGGTTGAGCTTGCATTACATGAGTTTCCAAAGATCCTCAAAACAGAAGTATACAAACTACTGGAAGAACTAAGCAAGTATTCCAGCGGTATCCTCCTCTTTTATGGGCTTTGCGGAAATGTGTTTGACAAGATAGAAACCGATTTTGAACATCTTGGAACATCATGTCCTGTGAGGATACTAAGGGATGAAACACGAACAGTTGATGATTGTGTAGGTGCTACTCTGGGTGGCTGTAGTGAATATCTTTCGACTCTCAAGAAATTCAGTGACAAGGGGACATTCCTGTTCACACCTATGTATGCACATGCCTGGCGTGAGATCATGAGAGTCGACCCTGAGAAACCTGATAAAACGATTAAGATGCTCAGGAAGGTCAATGAGATCACCGGATACAAACGGGTTGCCAAGATAAAGACCGGATTATCCCATACAGATAACTTTGATGAGAAAGTAGCTGAGTTTGCAGAGATTTTTGATTTTGAGGTTCTGGAAATCGAAGGTTGCCAGAATATATTTGAGGACTGCTATACTTCCATCAAAAAAGAGATAGTCGGTTGCTAGTGTAAACTTTCCGTATTTAATGGTTGTACGCCATAGTAGAAAGATTTATACCGTATGGAATCCCAGTTTTTAACAGGGGAAGGTCTTTATCGCTAATGCAGGATGTAAGAACCAGACATATATTCATATTGTTTTTACTGACCTTTGCTTATGCAGGCATATCATGTGAATCGCCAAAGATAGTGTCAACCAGTTCTATAGGTGATGAAATGAGATCAAGGGAAGAGTTACTTAATGAAGGTTACGAAATAGCAACATTTGCAGCCGGTTGTTTCTGGGGTGTGGAATCAACATTTAGAAAAGTAAAGGGTGTGGAATTCACTCAGGTGGGCTATACCGGTGGATCAAAGGAAGATCCAACGTACAAAGAAGTATGCACAGGAACCACCGGGCATGCAGAAGCTGTAGAGATTGTTTTTAATCCATCGGTTGTGCCTTACGAAAAGTTATTGGAGCTTTTCTGGGAATTGCATGATCCTACCAGTCTCAACAGGCAGGGACCGGATATTGGAACACAATATCGTTCTGCTATATTCTATCATAGTGCTGAACAAAGAAACGCTGCCATAGCCTCAAAGATGAATCGGGAAAAATCAGGGAAATATTCCAGAGAGATCGTAACTCAGATATTACCTGCAGGACCATTCTATCGTGCAGAGGAATACCACCAGCAATATTTCGATAAAATGGGTAATGATGGCGGATGTATTCTAAAATATTAAGGTATTGTGCGGATGTTATGATCAATTTGCGTTTACGATCATAAATATCGGCTTGCCTTTTTTCTTTATCTGCCTTTAGTAATGGTAATTGTGTATCGACAAATTTAATACTCCTCTGTTTGAAACAGTTACCATACCAATTTTGATTTTAAATGTAAAGAAAAGACTATTTATAAAGTTATCAAATAATTTAGATCTGACCTTAAAATAAATGCTAAATCTGGAAAGCATCGAACATTTTTAAGAGGAAACTTTATATTTCCCAAATAATGCATGAAACAAAACCGCATCTTGGGGTGACAACCTGAAAGAAAACAGTTCCGAACAAGAAAAACGTATAAACGAAGAGAGATACCGGTTGTTTTTTGGAAACTTGTCCCATGCTGTTCTTATTCATAGAAAAGGACAGATAATGGATGCCAATATTGAAGCGTGTAAGTTGTTGGGCTACACCAGGGAGCAATTGATAACAAAGAATCTGCTTTCATTTGTTGTAGGTAGGGACAATAATACTGAGAAAAGTATCAATGGTGAATTCGCCCAATTTGAACTGAAACTTAGAAGAACTGATGGAACAGTAATGGATGTGGAAATTACTTCATCTCCAGTAGATGAAGGGGATAATTCAATTCAGGGAATTATAATATGTGACATTACAGAACACAAAAATGCTGATAATAACCTGAAAAACCAGCTTCATTTTGTGGAAACACTATTGGATACCATTCCAAGTCCTATCTTTTATAAAAACAAAAATAACGTCTACATTGGTTGTAATAAGGCATTTTCAAAAGAAATAATCGGTGTACCTAAAACAGAGATAATTGGAAAAACACTGTTTGATTTCCCTTATTCGATACCTTATGAGATGACTTCTGTGTATCACAAGTACGACATGGAACTAATGTTACATGGGGGAACACAGGTATATGAAGGAATTGTCAGGAAGACCGATGGTACATCAGGTAATTTCATTTTCAACAAAGCCTCTTTTACTGATTCAAGCGGGAAGATAATTGGGATAGTTGGAGTGATGCTTGAGATAACTGAATACAAAAAGGCAGCAAATTCTCTTATTGAAAAGACAACATTACTTGAGGGGTTACTCGAGTCTTTACCGGACATGGTATTTTTCAAGGATATGGATGGTGTATATCTTGGTTGTAACCCAATTTTATCAGAATTCATGGGCCGTTCTGTGGAGGATATCGTTGGAAAGAATGATTTTGATCTTTTTGATGAAGATACAGCAAGATTTTTCCGTGAAAAAGATAAAAAAGTAATTGAATCCGATAGCTCTCGTAAAAATGAGGAATGGTTGGATTATCCTGATGGGTATAAAGTACTCTTTGAGACATTTAAAGCTCCTCTTAAAACACCGGATGGGAAACTTATCGGTTCCCTGGGTGTTAGTCGTGATATCACGGCCCGAAAAAATGCAGAGCAACTAATGCTTGAAGCAAAAATAGCGGCAGAGATAGCAAACCGGACAAAGAATGAATTCATAGCGAACATGAGCCATGAACTTCGTACGCCATTGAATTCAATTATAGGCTTCTCTGATGTTCTGCTTGAACAAATGTTCGGGGAATTGAATAATGAACAGGAAAAATACCTTGGGCATATATCGGGTAGTGGTAGGCAGCTATTAGGTATAATCAATAGTATTCTCGATATTTCTAAAATAGAAAATGGGGAAGTTGAGCTTTATTATGAAAATATGAATATTGTTGATCTTATTCATGAAACTATAAAAATACTCAAACCGCTTGCAATTCAGAAGCATATCAGTATAGATGTGCAGGATAGGTCTGTCACAGGAACATGTGAACTTGGTAAAACTCAGATATCACAGGTTCTTTACAATATTATCGGAAATGCGATAAAGTTCACTCCACAAAATGGATCGATATCTATTTCCATCGTGGAAAATGAAGACACTTTTGAGGTATCGGTGAGTGATAGCGGGATTGGTATTCCTGAAGAACGCATGGAAGAAATATTCCTGCCATTCAGGCAACTCGAATCCCATGCAAGCAGACGATATGGGGGGACAGGACTTGGGCTTGCTCTTGTAAAAGAGTTCATCGAGATGCATGGCGGGGATATATATGTGAAAAGTGAATCCGGAAAAGGAAGCAATTTCATATTTACAATACCCAAAAAAGTAAACGGAAAATGAAAGCAAGACCCAAAAACCTATAAACTTAAAATTAAATGTATAAGTGGTGAGGATATGCAGGAATTTACGATGGAAGAAGTTGCAAAGTATAATGGTAGAGATAATGAAAAAGTGTATGTTGTCTACGATGGCAATGTCTATGATGTAAGTGCCAGTGAGTTCTGGGACGGTGGGGAACATATGGGATTACATGAGGCAGGAACAGATCTGACCGAGTCTCTGGATATGGAAGCCCCTCATGAGACTGATGCACTGGAAGGTTACCCTGTAGTGGGTACGATCAAAAAGTAAGCAAACAATGTTTTTTAAACAGTTCAGTTTTAGTATTATAGTAGTTTTACAGGGGTAGCTCGAATATGAATGATGAACCTTTATCAGGTTCACTTTCAACACGAATTTTTCCTCCGTGCATTTCTATATATTTCCTGACAATTGTAAGCCCAAGTCCTGAACCATCATAATTCCGGTTCAATGCCGACTCTATCTGCCTGAAAGGTTCAAACAGCTTTTTCTGATCATCAGGATGTATGCCTATACCTGAATCCTTTACCTCTATTTCGATATTATTCAGAACCCTTTTTGCAGATACATGAATGGAACCGTTTTCCATGGTGAATTTTATTGCGTTTCCTATCAGGTTATAGAGTATCTGTTTTAGCTTAAGCCTGTCAGCAGTTATGGTCCTGATATCATCATCAATATCAAATTCAAGAGAAAGGCCTTTCTTTATTGCAAGGGTTGAAACAGTTTTCTTGACTTCATCAAGTACATCATAAATATCGAACTCTTCTGTAACCAGATCCATTTTTCCTGCTTCTATCTTAGATAGGTCCAGAATGTCATTTATAACTTCCAGAAGGTGCTTGCCACTGTTTGAGATGTTGGTGAGGTACCTTGTTTGTCGTTCATCAAAAACATCATGTTCATTATAGATCAGCATATCTGAAAAGCCTATAATTGAATTCAATGGTGTACGAAGTTCATGACTCATATTGGCAAGGAACTCACTCTTTGCTCTGTCGGAAGCTTCCGCAGCAATTTTTGCTGAAATAAGTGCTTCTTCTA
This window contains:
- a CDS encoding basic amino acid ABC transporter substrate-binding protein, whose product is MKKSLSFLLMGILIIGFVAVSGCADRTDEAAAEEIVDAVPVYIVGTEPYFPPFEYADENNSNEIIGFDVDLINAIAEDQGFEIEWKDLEFDALIPALQSGQIDMIVSGMTITEEREESVDFSEPYINAGLSLAVAADNEEIKSLDDVRGKVAVVQQGSTGAMKADELKSEGIIEEVIYLAHVSDIVMNIHSGRADFMINDLPVTKSYMVQNPGVIKIVDDDIQSDSYGFAVKNGNTELLNMLNAGLVNVQADGTYDEIMGKYF
- a CDS encoding amino acid ABC transporter permease, whose amino-acid sequence is MSLLSSYLEHIIKVLPDLVTGSMITIEITSFSLFFGMILGTISGLGKLSRKKMFKYPSIVYIDFIRGTPLLVQILLFYYGIPGLYSNATGNPLQIDPILAGIIVCSINSGAYIAEIVRAGIQSIDRGQMEAARSLGMNERLAMKEIILPQAFKRIIPPLGNEFIALLKDSSLLAVIGVHELLKTGQLYISRTFAAFPVYIAVALMYLILTIVISRIVAYSERRLGVSDRS
- a CDS encoding amino acid ABC transporter ATP-binding protein, with the protein product MSVIEVKGLYKRFGELEVLKGITVDIKKNEVVCVIGPSGSGKSTFLRCLNLLEMPTSGDITIDGEKITDKGININKIREEAGMVFQHFNLFPHKTTLQNIALAPIKVRKLTNEEAEKRAHDLLKKVGLEDKANVYPSALSGGQKQRVAIARALAMHPKVMLFDEPTSALDPEMVGDVLDVMKDLAQAGMTMVVVTHEMGFAREVGDRVLFMDDGVIVEQGTPEEIFSNAKHERTKLFLSKIL
- a CDS encoding GNAT family N-acetyltransferase; this encodes MENDPGKNEIIIRETGEQDIPLIMDFVRSLAEFEGLSDHVLSTEESLREALFGKRPYAEAIIAELGGKPAGFIIFFHNFSSFVGKPGLYIEDIFVHPEFRGMGIGKALMVRCGQIAEERNCGRMEWSMLDWNPAKQFYEHFGGEAQKEWVIYRLDEKGIKDLAEKK
- a CDS encoding DUF1638 domain-containing protein; the protein is MPLLTILSCKILQDEVVHILENDPSVDEILVVANGQEDDFASKLQKTGLKFRFLSPDRLPDDTESYKNDPTRYSVMVYMVELALHEFPKILKTEVYKLLEELSKYSSGILLFYGLCGNVFDKIETDFEHLGTSCPVRILRDETRTVDDCVGATLGGCSEYLSTLKKFSDKGTFLFTPMYAHAWREIMRVDPEKPDKTIKMLRKVNEITGYKRVAKIKTGLSHTDNFDEKVAEFAEIFDFEVLEIEGCQNIFEDCYTSIKKEIVGC
- the msrA gene encoding peptide-methionine (S)-S-oxide reductase MsrA, with translation MRSREELLNEGYEIATFAAGCFWGVESTFRKVKGVEFTQVGYTGGSKEDPTYKEVCTGTTGHAEAVEIVFNPSVVPYEKLLELFWELHDPTSLNRQGPDIGTQYRSAIFYHSAEQRNAAIASKMNREKSGKYSREIVTQILPAGPFYRAEEYHQQYFDKMGNDGGCILKY
- a CDS encoding PAS domain S-box protein, whose translation is MNEERYRLFFGNLSHAVLIHRKGQIMDANIEACKLLGYTREQLITKNLLSFVVGRDNNTEKSINGEFAQFELKLRRTDGTVMDVEITSSPVDEGDNSIQGIIICDITEHKNADNNLKNQLHFVETLLDTIPSPIFYKNKNNVYIGCNKAFSKEIIGVPKTEIIGKTLFDFPYSIPYEMTSVYHKYDMELMLHGGTQVYEGIVRKTDGTSGNFIFNKASFTDSSGKIIGIVGVMLEITEYKKAANSLIEKTTLLEGLLESLPDMVFFKDMDGVYLGCNPILSEFMGRSVEDIVGKNDFDLFDEDTARFFREKDKKVIESDSSRKNEEWLDYPDGYKVLFETFKAPLKTPDGKLIGSLGVSRDITARKNAEQLMLEAKIAAEIANRTKNEFIANMSHELRTPLNSIIGFSDVLLEQMFGELNNEQEKYLGHISGSGRQLLGIINSILDISKIENGEVELYYENMNIVDLIHETIKILKPLAIQKHISIDVQDRSVTGTCELGKTQISQVLYNIIGNAIKFTPQNGSISISIVENEDTFEVSVSDSGIGIPEERMEEIFLPFRQLESHASRRYGGTGLGLALVKEFIEMHGGDIYVKSESGKGSNFIFTIPKKVNGK
- a CDS encoding cytochrome b5 domain-containing protein, with product MQEFTMEEVAKYNGRDNEKVYVVYDGNVYDVSASEFWDGGEHMGLHEAGTDLTESLDMEAPHETDALEGYPVVGTIKK